Proteins from a single region of Ananas comosus cultivar F153 linkage group 3, ASM154086v1, whole genome shotgun sequence:
- the LOC109707953 gene encoding uncharacterized protein LOC109707953 — MASTLSLRPLHPPLLSSLDHHPLLKPYFRTPFRRNPNPSPSFSPRFPISASSSSSWEREEARWLREEQRWIREERRWLREESRWRSERESLLAEIAALRRRLEALERGGVGMGAVIRAAEPRPVLVEEAAVKEMVLEEVRVSEVAVARKGEEEVLVGEGESEDRRRSRTLRKGAEGDDVRAMQEALQKLGFYSGEEDMEFSSFSTGTERAVKTWQASLGSLEDGIMTSELLERLFIEQRVKGGSSKANSDGSNGAAVASVTEIAEIQQTIVKESGDSEVEVSQQRVFLLGENRWEEPSRLSQRNKPISRSNAASVTKCLSCRGEGRLMCSECDGSGEPNVEPQFLEWIDEGAKCPYCEGLGYTICDVCEGKAIVEN, encoded by the exons ATGGCTTCCACTCTCTCACTCCGACCTCTTCACCCTCCGCTCCTCTCCAGCCTCGATCACCACCCTCTCCTCAAACCCTACTTCCGCACCCCCTTTcgccgaaaccctaaccctagccctagcttCTCCCCCAGATTCCCCATCtccgcctcctcttcctcttcgtgGGAGCGGGAGGAGGCTCGGTGGCTCCGGGAGGAGCAGCGGTGGATCCGCGAGGAGCGGCGGTGGCTCCGCGAGGAGTCGCGGTGGCGATCGGAGCGCGAGTCGCTGCTCGCCGAGATCGCCGCGCTCCGGCGACGCCTCGAGGCGCTGGAGCGCGGCGGGGTGGGGATGGGAGCGGTGATCCGCGCGGCGGAGCCGAGGCCGGTGCtggtggaggaggcggcggtgaAGGAGATGGTGCTCGAGGAGGTTAGGGTTTCGGAGGTAGCGGTGGCGaggaagggggaggaggaggtgttggtgggggagggggagagcgAGGATCGGCGGCGGAGCAGAACGTTGAGGAAGGGAGCGGAAGGCGATGATGTTCGAGCAATGCAG GAAGCTTTGCAAAAGCTGGGCTTTTATTCAGGCGAAGAAGACATGGAATTCTCTAGCTTTTCAACTGGGACAGAGCGTGCAGTGAAAACATGGCAG GCCTCATTAGGGAGTTTGGAGGATGGGATTATGACATCGGAACTACTAGAAAGGCTATTTATTGAGCAGAGAGTGAAGGGTGGTAGCTCAAAAGCAAATTCA GATGGTTCAAACGGAGCTGCAGTTGCTTCTGTAACGGAGATTGCAGAGATTCAGCAAACAATAGTTAAAGAAAGTGGTGATTCGGAAGTTGAGGTTTCGCAGCAAAGAGTGTTTCTTCTTGGTGAAAACAGGTGGGAAGAACCATCCAGGCTATCGCAGAGGAATAAACCCATCAGTAGAAGCAATGCTGCGTCCGTTACAAAGTGCCTTTCTTGCCGTGGAGAGGGTCGCCTAATGTGCTCAG AATGCGATGGATCTGGGGAACCGAACGTTGAGCCACAG TTCTTGGAGTGGATCGATGAAGGAGCCAAATGCCCCTATTGTGAAGGCCTGGGTTACACAATCTGCGATGTTTGTGAAGGGAAGGCTATTGTTGAGAACTAG